In a single window of the Sorangium aterium genome:
- a CDS encoding ABC transporter ATP-binding protein yields MKRSLIRDLRRSLNYLSPHRGRLSVCLALTLVSGGLPALEPLAHRAIFDQISASAGVFGPGSGPAAPGEQGARALAGMTLALCALVVLRQIAEGLGALSVWRVRLRINRDLLDETTARLHALPLSYHQERGVGETMTRVDRGITSLMDCLSSVAFQLFPALVYLVVSLGIMLRLSPLLALVAVGFIVPPLLFGRATTARLVEREREVLDRWCGIYNRFQQVLSGIKTVKAFAREADEHARFIGSVEEAQSEVLRSIGLQTRLSAGRSVCVNIGRVVLLGVGGLLVLRGELGVGTLVAFLGYVGGLYGPAQTLLGVYETARRAEVGLAAIFGVLDAEVAVADPERAVSPEHIRGDLELDKVSFRYQRAAGRAVIDGISLSIRAGEFVAVVGPSGAGKSTLADLLLRLHDPTSGAIRIDGHDLRALSQRALRRKLGIVTQEPFLFEDTIEANLRYGSPDATKEALRAAARAACADGFIERLPLGYQTLVGRGGVALSGGERQRLAIARTLLKDPSVVILDEPTSSLDIASETAVQQAIEGLSRGRTTLLIAHRLSTTTRADRVVVIDGGRVVEQGPPAALLRRGGAYRRMMDLWRAHEPSGARGLGRRAGALELLEAAAVPGA; encoded by the coding sequence GTGAAGCGATCCCTGATTCGTGACCTGCGCCGCAGTCTGAATTACCTATCTCCCCACCGTGGCCGGCTTTCCGTGTGCCTCGCGCTCACCCTCGTCTCGGGCGGCCTGCCCGCGCTCGAGCCGCTCGCGCACCGCGCGATCTTCGACCAGATCTCGGCGAGCGCCGGTGTCTTCGGCCCCGGGAGCGGGCCGGCCGCGCCCGGGGAGCAGGGCGCCCGGGCCCTCGCCGGCATGACGCTCGCCCTGTGCGCGCTCGTCGTCCTCCGGCAGATCGCGGAGGGCCTGGGGGCGCTCTCCGTCTGGCGGGTGCGGCTCCGCATCAACCGGGACCTGCTCGACGAGACCACCGCGCGGCTGCACGCGCTGCCCCTCTCGTACCATCAGGAGAGGGGCGTCGGAGAGACCATGACGCGGGTCGATCGCGGCATCACGTCGCTCATGGACTGCCTCTCTTCTGTCGCGTTCCAGCTCTTCCCGGCGCTCGTCTACCTCGTCGTCTCGCTCGGGATCATGCTCCGGCTGAGCCCGCTGCTCGCGCTGGTCGCGGTCGGGTTCATCGTGCCTCCGCTGCTCTTCGGCAGGGCGACCACCGCGCGCCTCGTGGAGCGCGAGCGCGAGGTGCTCGACCGCTGGTGCGGTATCTACAACCGCTTTCAGCAGGTGCTCTCGGGCATCAAGACGGTCAAGGCGTTCGCGCGCGAGGCGGACGAGCACGCCCGGTTCATCGGCTCCGTCGAGGAGGCGCAAAGCGAGGTGCTCCGGAGCATCGGGCTCCAGACGCGGCTCTCCGCGGGCCGGAGCGTGTGCGTCAACATCGGCCGCGTGGTGCTGCTCGGCGTGGGGGGCCTGCTCGTCCTCCGCGGGGAGCTCGGCGTCGGCACGCTCGTCGCGTTCCTCGGCTATGTCGGCGGCCTCTATGGCCCTGCGCAGACGCTCCTCGGCGTCTACGAGACGGCGCGCCGCGCCGAGGTCGGCCTGGCGGCGATCTTCGGCGTGCTCGACGCCGAGGTCGCGGTCGCCGATCCGGAGCGCGCCGTGAGCCCGGAGCACATCCGCGGCGACCTCGAGCTCGACAAGGTGAGCTTCCGCTATCAGCGCGCCGCCGGGCGGGCGGTCATCGACGGGATCTCGCTCTCGATCCGCGCCGGCGAGTTCGTGGCGGTCGTGGGCCCGAGCGGCGCCGGGAAGAGCACGCTCGCCGATCTGCTCCTGCGGCTCCACGATCCGACCTCCGGGGCGATCCGCATCGACGGGCACGACCTCCGGGCGCTGTCGCAGCGCGCGCTCCGGCGGAAGCTCGGGATCGTCACGCAGGAGCCGTTCCTCTTCGAGGACACCATCGAGGCGAACCTCCGGTATGGCTCGCCCGACGCGACGAAGGAGGCGCTCCGCGCCGCGGCGCGCGCCGCCTGCGCGGACGGGTTCATCGAGCGGCTCCCTCTGGGGTATCAGACCCTCGTCGGCCGCGGCGGCGTGGCGCTCTCCGGCGGGGAGCGGCAACGCCTCGCGATCGCGCGCACGCTGCTCAAGGACCCGTCGGTCGTCATCCTCGACGAGCCCACGAGCAGCCTCGATATCGCGAGCGAGACGGCGGTGCAGCAGGCCATCGAGGGGCTCTCGCGGGGCCGCACCACGCTGCTCATCGCGCACCGCCTCTCCACCACCACGCGCGCGGATCGCGTCGTCGTCATCGACGGCGGGCGCGTCGTCGAGCAGGGCCCGCCCGCGGCGCTCCTCCGCCGCGGCGGGGCGTACCGCCGAATGATGGACCTCTGGCGGGCGCACGAGCCCTCCGGGGCGAGAGGCCTCGGCCGCCGAGCGGGTGCGCTGGAGCTGCTCGAGGCCGCGGCCGTGCCCGGCGCGTGA
- a CDS encoding amidohydrolase family protein yields the protein MRSRADRGARFRSIAWGAALAAVLGCRSSPAPPARQEVIDIHVHLTEANAVAPLLAHMAKHHIDRAVVLASPDLTSGRGGSGLSGYRAGNELVLDATAAHRGKLIPFVTLDLGHDDLAYLAELRSRGACGVKLYQGHNLFHERPLDDPSHQAMWQALADQAIPVLLHANTVRYRSELEAVLRAFPDLRLVCAHLCGSRTDLARMESLMEAFPRLLVDTSHGSAGPATEGFASLERDRAQLLRLFSRWPERFLFGTDLVTSGLDPMSMELWDLQAESNMGLLKEDKFRFFRQTADQSARTIGTYQGLHLPPELLGPALGQNAARWLGACLR from the coding sequence ATGCGCTCGCGCGCCGATCGCGGCGCTCGCTTCCGGAGCATCGCGTGGGGCGCCGCGCTCGCCGCCGTCCTGGGGTGCCGTTCGTCGCCGGCTCCGCCGGCCCGTCAGGAGGTCATCGACATCCATGTGCACCTGACGGAGGCCAACGCGGTGGCACCATTGCTCGCGCACATGGCCAAGCACCACATCGATCGCGCCGTCGTCCTGGCGAGCCCGGACCTGACAAGCGGCCGCGGCGGCTCGGGCCTCTCGGGCTACCGCGCAGGCAATGAGCTCGTCCTCGACGCCACAGCGGCTCACCGTGGAAAGCTCATTCCCTTCGTCACCCTGGATCTGGGTCACGACGACCTCGCGTACCTCGCCGAGCTGCGCAGCCGAGGCGCCTGCGGCGTGAAGCTTTACCAGGGGCACAACCTCTTCCACGAGCGTCCCCTCGACGACCCCTCGCACCAGGCGATGTGGCAGGCGCTCGCGGATCAGGCGATTCCGGTTCTCCTTCATGCCAACACCGTCCGTTACAGGAGCGAGCTCGAGGCGGTCCTGCGCGCCTTCCCCGACCTGAGGCTCGTGTGCGCGCATCTCTGCGGCAGCCGGACCGACCTCGCGCGCATGGAGTCCCTGATGGAGGCGTTTCCGCGCCTCCTCGTCGATACGAGCCATGGGTCTGCCGGCCCGGCGACAGAGGGCTTCGCGAGCCTCGAGCGGGATCGCGCCCAGCTCCTCAGGCTGTTCTCTCGCTGGCCCGAGCGCTTCCTGTTCGGGACCGACCTTGTGACAAGCGGGCTGGACCCCATGTCGATGGAGCTGTGGGACCTGCAGGCGGAGTCGAACATGGGTCTCTTGAAAGAGGACAAGTTTCGCTTCTTTCGTCAAACCGCCGATCAATCGGCCCGCACCATCGGCACCTATCAGGGCCTTCACCTGCCCCCCGAGCTCCTGGGCCCCGCCCTCGGGCAGAACGCCGCGCGATGGCTCGGCGCCTGCCTGCGCTGA
- a CDS encoding penicillin acylase family protein — protein sequence MTIPDLDGDVRAVTDELGVLHLECASDDDCFAALGYFHAQNRFFFMDFIRNLVEGSLGGLVKAGAQVLEQDYRNRHFFTTRDGEPLERALYEQASPEVKGHLDAYARGVNAWLADMRNKRNGATLTVEYNLALMVKEAIRDWRPEDSTAVGLYVLNDLSNNSGQELELAAQIPLFDAALAADLFSPAPVFDASTVPAAQTADLVRPFAPEAVSRLSPRRALLAGAAKRAAKVGDGRRKMAGDAGSNNWAVGPGRTESGHALLANDPHLLLGNPSIWFPVELDAKSRGDGEYHVAGATIPGMPGVIVGQNESIGWGVTTAYYDLADVYLETLTGDGASVDFKGEDVAIVEKKFSFKDAASGETIEKTFRWVPHHGPIVSEDADAGTAVTIRWRGHDGGTDLDAFFALGRAGSVAEARTGLEATSTVSQNFVVVDTEGNIGWFPYSKVPARPWASPEVPAWLPLPGDGSAEWGDPIPFAELPQLLNPPAAAIATANGDMTGATADGDPTNDGQGALQAWGKADGTREQRILDLLDGGGDAHSPDTMTAMQGDTYSLYGSFVVPAVLSAAELATLTDAEQAVVDALAAWDYTCPTGLDGHDPARAGKVEDATLAAESIGCTAFHATFYAIVSEALGDEAAAAGVDEPGFGLAFVARALRDPARLSSGPLLWDDVTTDGVAETQDDIVLRALTKAAASLAVIGPADDWRWGRVHTLSLRSIFDNFGLAVYNAGPYAAPGGLFTVNVASPRSRALPPDGKKPSFAFANGPSIRLIIDADPEGPKMRFGLPGGSDLHRESAFYNNLLPQWLDNEPLEFHFGPGAVTDPASVVDVSPAR from the coding sequence GTGACGATTCCCGATCTCGACGGGGATGTCCGGGCGGTGACCGACGAGCTCGGGGTCCTCCACCTCGAGTGCGCGTCCGACGACGACTGCTTCGCCGCGCTCGGTTACTTCCACGCTCAGAACCGCTTCTTCTTCATGGATTTCATCCGCAACCTCGTCGAGGGGTCGCTCGGCGGGCTGGTGAAGGCGGGCGCGCAGGTGCTCGAGCAGGACTATCGGAACCGCCATTTCTTCACGACGCGCGACGGCGAGCCGCTCGAGAGGGCGCTCTACGAGCAGGCGAGTCCGGAGGTGAAAGGGCATCTGGACGCGTATGCGCGCGGCGTGAACGCCTGGCTCGCCGACATGCGGAACAAGAGGAACGGCGCGACGCTGACCGTCGAGTACAACCTCGCGCTCATGGTGAAGGAGGCGATCCGCGACTGGAGGCCGGAAGACAGCACCGCCGTCGGCCTCTACGTGCTCAACGACCTCTCGAACAACAGCGGGCAAGAGCTCGAGCTCGCGGCGCAGATACCGCTGTTCGACGCGGCGCTCGCCGCCGATCTGTTCTCGCCCGCGCCTGTGTTCGACGCGTCCACCGTGCCCGCCGCGCAGACGGCGGACCTCGTGCGGCCCTTCGCGCCCGAGGCCGTGTCGCGGCTCTCGCCGCGCCGGGCGCTCCTCGCGGGCGCGGCGAAGCGCGCGGCGAAGGTCGGCGACGGCCGACGCAAGATGGCGGGCGACGCCGGGTCGAACAACTGGGCTGTCGGCCCGGGCCGCACCGAGAGCGGCCACGCCCTCCTGGCGAACGATCCGCACCTGTTGCTCGGCAATCCCAGCATCTGGTTCCCCGTCGAGCTCGACGCCAAGAGCAGGGGCGACGGCGAATACCACGTCGCCGGCGCCACGATTCCGGGCATGCCGGGCGTGATAGTCGGACAGAACGAGTCCATCGGCTGGGGCGTGACCACCGCGTACTACGACCTGGCCGACGTCTACCTGGAGACGCTCACCGGGGACGGCGCGTCGGTCGACTTCAAGGGGGAAGACGTGGCGATCGTCGAGAAGAAGTTCTCGTTCAAGGACGCGGCTTCCGGCGAGACGATCGAGAAGACCTTCCGCTGGGTCCCGCACCACGGGCCCATCGTGAGCGAGGACGCGGACGCCGGCACCGCCGTGACCATCCGGTGGCGCGGGCACGACGGCGGGACGGACCTCGACGCGTTCTTCGCCCTCGGGCGCGCTGGAAGCGTCGCCGAAGCCAGGACGGGGCTCGAGGCGACCAGCACCGTCAGCCAGAATTTCGTCGTCGTCGACACCGAGGGGAACATCGGATGGTTCCCGTACAGCAAGGTGCCGGCGCGGCCCTGGGCGTCGCCCGAGGTGCCCGCGTGGCTGCCGCTCCCGGGTGACGGGAGCGCCGAGTGGGGCGACCCGATCCCGTTCGCCGAGCTGCCGCAGCTCCTCAACCCGCCTGCGGCCGCGATCGCGACGGCGAACGGCGACATGACGGGCGCGACCGCCGACGGCGATCCCACGAACGACGGGCAGGGCGCGCTCCAGGCGTGGGGCAAGGCCGACGGGACGCGCGAGCAGCGGATCCTCGATCTGCTCGACGGAGGCGGCGACGCGCATTCGCCCGACACCATGACGGCGATGCAAGGCGACACGTACTCGCTCTATGGCAGCTTCGTCGTGCCTGCCGTGCTCTCGGCGGCGGAGCTGGCGACGTTGACGGACGCTGAGCAGGCCGTCGTCGACGCGCTCGCCGCCTGGGACTATACGTGTCCGACAGGGCTCGACGGGCACGATCCGGCGCGCGCGGGCAAGGTGGAGGACGCGACGCTCGCCGCCGAGTCGATCGGCTGCACGGCGTTCCACGCGACGTTCTATGCGATCGTCAGCGAGGCGCTGGGCGACGAGGCAGCGGCGGCGGGCGTCGATGAGCCCGGGTTCGGGCTGGCCTTCGTGGCGCGCGCGCTGCGCGATCCGGCGCGCCTGAGCTCGGGCCCCCTGCTCTGGGACGACGTGACCACCGACGGCGTGGCGGAGACGCAGGACGACATCGTGCTCCGGGCGCTCACGAAGGCGGCCGCCTCGCTCGCGGTCATCGGCCCGGCGGACGACTGGCGCTGGGGCCGCGTCCACACCCTCTCGCTCCGCAGCATCTTCGATAACTTCGGCCTCGCGGTGTACAACGCGGGGCCTTACGCCGCGCCGGGCGGGCTCTTCACCGTCAACGTCGCCAGCCCGAGATCGCGCGCGCTCCCGCCGGACGGCAAGAAGCCCAGCTTCGCCTTCGCCAACGGGCCGTCGATCCGCCTCATCATCGACGCGGATCCGGAGGGCCCGAAGATGCGCTTCGGCCTCCCCGGCGGGTCGGACCTCCACCGCGAGAGCGCGTTCTACAACAACCTCCTTCCGCAATGGCTCGACAACGAGCCGCTCGAGTTCCACTTCGGACCGGGCGCGGTGACGGATCCGGCGAGCGTGGTGGACGTCTCGCCGGCGCGCTGA
- a CDS encoding SUMF1/EgtB/PvdO family nonheme iron enzyme — translation MRRLLLPLSLPALTLAAACSGAPPEPAQSVPSPRAHDGRPPAPAPSPAEPGAAAPPAPEAGAPPAQTGTAGGETAAAEEQACPADMKLVEGEYCSEVEHSCLRSWYDKSNKKTICEEFAPTPARCTGDKTKKRYCIDTYEWPNKKGERPEVMNRFHQAQVKCAAVGKRLCTESEWTLACEGPEMKPFPYGYSRDATKCNGDHMWDDPDMKKVAKRDPTELARLWKGVRSGSQPQCISDYGVADLPANTDEVVASETSGGWRGKFDSVHTGGPWYKGVRNQCRPKIYTHDEGFYYYFLSFRCCAEPDGKATEPRTPRQVQEGWDMARVERMAQFTVEEMRGKLELKQQGKCECKATDILCKTMCGTLLGPGAVDATPGGGAPAASGNGEKR, via the coding sequence ATGCGACGCCTCCTGCTCCCCCTCTCCCTCCCCGCCCTGACGCTCGCCGCCGCCTGCTCCGGCGCGCCCCCGGAGCCCGCCCAGTCGGTGCCCTCCCCGCGCGCGCACGACGGCCGACCGCCCGCGCCCGCGCCGTCCCCCGCCGAGCCTGGAGCCGCGGCGCCTCCCGCCCCGGAGGCCGGCGCGCCCCCAGCCCAGACGGGGACGGCCGGCGGGGAGACCGCCGCCGCCGAGGAGCAGGCGTGCCCGGCCGACATGAAGCTCGTCGAGGGCGAGTACTGCAGCGAGGTCGAGCACAGCTGCCTCCGCAGCTGGTACGACAAGTCGAACAAGAAGACGATCTGCGAGGAGTTCGCCCCCACCCCGGCCCGCTGCACGGGCGACAAGACGAAGAAGCGCTATTGCATCGACACGTACGAGTGGCCGAACAAGAAGGGGGAGCGGCCCGAGGTGATGAACCGCTTCCACCAGGCGCAGGTCAAGTGCGCCGCCGTCGGCAAGCGCCTCTGCACCGAGTCGGAGTGGACGCTCGCCTGCGAGGGCCCCGAGATGAAGCCGTTCCCTTACGGGTACTCGCGCGACGCGACGAAGTGCAACGGCGACCACATGTGGGACGATCCCGACATGAAGAAGGTCGCGAAGCGCGACCCGACCGAGCTGGCCCGCCTCTGGAAGGGGGTGCGGAGCGGGTCGCAGCCCCAGTGCATCAGCGACTATGGCGTCGCCGACCTGCCCGCGAACACCGACGAGGTGGTGGCGAGCGAGACGAGCGGCGGCTGGCGCGGCAAGTTCGACAGCGTCCACACCGGCGGCCCCTGGTACAAGGGCGTGCGCAACCAGTGCCGGCCGAAGATCTACACCCACGACGAGGGGTTCTATTATTACTTCCTGAGCTTCCGCTGCTGCGCCGAGCCCGACGGCAAGGCCACCGAGCCGAGGACGCCCCGGCAGGTCCAGGAGGGGTGGGACATGGCTCGCGTCGAGCGGATGGCGCAGTTCACGGTCGAGGAGATGCGCGGGAAGCTCGAGCTCAAGCAGCAGGGCAAGTGCGAGTGCAAGGCGACCGACATCCTGTGCAAGACGATGTGCGGCACGCTGCTCGGGCCGGGCGCGGTGGACGCAACGCCGGGGGGCGGCGCGCCCGCTGCGTCAGGGAACGGCGAGAAGCGGTGA
- a CDS encoding FecR family protein: protein MDVRTKDVAAVGRRVAAHQDAALERLVRPSTADRLQAIYRKEAALSLNAGAAPLSRRLGVALAAACVAASVLWFVLFSPGDPLTYRVAGAPGAVGRWVAADASQVGLDFSDGSRVDLSPGTRARVTEVGPRGASVLLERGSLHVRVVHRDDTRWVVAGGPFEVHVIGTEFDVTWNTEAEELSVSMITGRVRILGPCVDPSGRAVAAPEATRLTCAAPRSVAPQASSPAPDPEAIPSARPPAPLPSPSAAASVPAPAPAPPSLGSPRPRAGEPLADSPAERWRAHLAAGKLGEALADVELLGIDTVLGRAGGAELVDLGSAARLSRKPSVAARFYEAARQRFAGSDAAAAAAYHLGRMAFDGRGAWAEAERWFAVYLAERPRGALAPEALGRSIECARNLQLRARASELAARYLAAYPNGAHAGLAATLVHGAD from the coding sequence ATGGACGTGAGGACCAAAGACGTCGCGGCCGTGGGGCGCCGGGTCGCCGCGCACCAGGACGCCGCGCTCGAGCGGCTGGTGCGGCCGTCGACCGCGGATCGACTCCAGGCGATCTACCGCAAGGAGGCCGCGCTCTCGCTGAACGCCGGGGCGGCTCCCCTCTCACGGCGGCTCGGCGTCGCGCTCGCCGCGGCGTGCGTCGCCGCTTCGGTCCTCTGGTTCGTGCTGTTCTCGCCGGGCGACCCGTTGACCTACCGGGTCGCAGGGGCGCCCGGCGCCGTCGGCAGGTGGGTGGCGGCGGACGCGTCGCAGGTCGGGCTCGACTTCTCCGACGGGTCGCGCGTGGACCTCTCGCCCGGAACGCGCGCCCGCGTGACCGAGGTCGGCCCCCGGGGCGCGAGCGTCCTCCTCGAGCGCGGCTCGCTGCACGTGCGCGTCGTGCATCGCGACGACACCCGGTGGGTCGTGGCCGGGGGGCCTTTCGAGGTCCACGTGATCGGCACCGAGTTCGACGTCACGTGGAACACGGAGGCCGAGGAGCTCTCGGTCTCGATGATCACCGGCCGCGTGCGCATCCTGGGCCCGTGCGTCGACCCATCGGGGCGCGCGGTCGCCGCCCCCGAAGCGACGCGGCTGACGTGCGCGGCTCCTCGATCCGTTGCGCCGCAGGCGTCGTCGCCGGCGCCTGATCCGGAGGCAATCCCGTCCGCTCGGCCTCCCGCCCCCCTCCCGAGCCCGAGCGCCGCCGCGTCCGTTCCCGCGCCCGCGCCCGCGCCGCCGTCCCTTGGCTCGCCGCGGCCCCGCGCGGGCGAGCCCCTGGCCGATTCCCCCGCCGAGCGGTGGCGCGCGCACCTCGCCGCGGGCAAGCTCGGTGAGGCGCTCGCGGACGTGGAGCTCCTCGGCATCGACACGGTGCTCGGGCGCGCCGGCGGCGCGGAGCTCGTCGATCTCGGCTCCGCTGCGCGGCTTTCGCGCAAGCCGAGCGTCGCGGCCAGGTTCTACGAGGCGGCGCGCCAGCGGTTTGCCGGGAGCGACGCCGCGGCTGCAGCGGCGTACCACCTCGGCCGCATGGCGTTCGACGGGCGCGGCGCCTGGGCGGAGGCCGAGCGCTGGTTCGCCGTGTACCTCGCGGAGAGGCCGCGCGGCGCGCTCGCGCCGGAGGCGCTCGGCCGCTCGATCGAGTGCGCGAGGAACCTCCAGCTCCGCGCGCGCGCCAGCGAGCTCGCCGCGCGCTACCTCGCGGCGTACCCGAACGGCGCCCACGCCGGGCTCGCGGCGACGCTCGTCCATGGGGCCGATTGA
- a CDS encoding carbamoyltransferase family protein — MRILGISGGHEPDHLGYPRPAFNAATSHDGAAVLLEDGEVVAAIEQERLNRLKHSNKAPFQAARFCLESRGLRVDEVDYLCFYISEEWCDAQVKRGLFSKGPELRTANDVMRRLVLAEFGVDVGPERIQFVKHHTAHAMSALIGSGYESSLVLTLDGCGDGESGSVSIGSGGELRSLRDIPERDSLGNFYVQVIRFLGFSPFDEYKVMGLAPYGDPRRYRALFQAMVALLPEGAWAIDFDKIADLHGAIRPRAPREPITQDHKDIAASLQEALETIVFHCLRHFQRETRQVNLCFAGGVAHNCTLNGKILRSGLFERVFVQPAAHDAGCALGSAMAVHARKAPARRMPAMSHPYWGRHIGERGEIRRALDAWRDFIRVEELADAPKAAAELLAAGSVIGWAQGRSEFGPRALGNRSILADPRPAANKDIINAMVKKREEFRPFAPAVTEEDARDYFDLGGAETMPFMIFTVPVHEQKRQLLGAVTHVDGTARVQTVSRRMNPRFWQLIRAFGDITGVPVVLNTSFNNNAEPIVDSVDDCVTCFLTTRLDKLVVGDHLVHKKPAPLSAYAELVPSYPTFVKLLSLRGPTPGGYEVERAIVTTYNDARTPVSAEAFEVLWRADGRKRLRELLDGVEDREAVIAELIELWSQRVVRLLPATDD; from the coding sequence ATGCGAATCCTTGGAATCAGCGGGGGTCACGAGCCGGACCATCTCGGTTATCCGAGACCAGCATTCAACGCGGCGACGTCGCATGACGGCGCCGCCGTCCTCCTCGAGGACGGCGAGGTCGTCGCGGCGATCGAGCAGGAGCGGCTGAACCGCCTCAAGCACTCGAACAAAGCCCCGTTCCAGGCGGCCCGCTTCTGCCTGGAGAGCCGTGGGCTCCGCGTCGACGAGGTCGACTACCTCTGCTTTTACATCAGCGAAGAATGGTGCGACGCCCAGGTGAAGCGCGGGCTCTTCTCCAAAGGCCCCGAGCTGCGCACGGCGAACGACGTCATGAGGCGCCTCGTGCTCGCCGAGTTCGGCGTCGACGTGGGGCCCGAGCGCATCCAGTTCGTCAAGCATCACACGGCCCACGCGATGAGCGCCCTGATCGGCTCGGGGTACGAGAGCAGCCTCGTCTTGACGCTCGACGGCTGCGGCGACGGCGAGTCGGGATCCGTCTCCATCGGCTCCGGCGGAGAGCTTCGCTCGTTGAGAGACATCCCGGAGCGGGACTCGCTCGGCAATTTCTACGTCCAGGTGATACGGTTCCTCGGGTTCTCGCCGTTCGACGAGTACAAGGTCATGGGGCTCGCCCCGTACGGCGATCCGCGCAGGTACCGGGCGCTGTTCCAGGCGATGGTCGCGCTGCTCCCGGAGGGCGCATGGGCCATCGACTTCGACAAGATCGCCGATCTCCACGGCGCGATCCGGCCGCGCGCGCCGCGGGAGCCGATCACGCAGGACCACAAGGACATCGCCGCCTCGCTCCAGGAGGCGCTCGAGACCATCGTCTTCCATTGCCTGCGGCACTTCCAGCGCGAGACCCGGCAGGTGAACCTCTGCTTCGCGGGCGGCGTCGCGCACAACTGCACCTTGAACGGGAAGATCCTCCGCTCCGGGCTGTTCGAGCGGGTGTTCGTCCAGCCGGCCGCGCACGACGCCGGCTGTGCGCTCGGCTCCGCCATGGCCGTGCACGCGCGAAAGGCCCCGGCGCGGCGGATGCCCGCGATGAGCCACCCGTACTGGGGGAGGCACATCGGCGAGCGGGGCGAGATCCGGAGAGCGCTCGACGCGTGGCGCGATTTCATCCGCGTGGAGGAGCTCGCCGACGCGCCGAAGGCCGCCGCCGAGCTACTCGCGGCGGGCAGCGTGATCGGGTGGGCGCAGGGTCGGTCCGAGTTCGGCCCGCGCGCGCTCGGCAACCGCAGCATCCTGGCGGATCCCAGGCCGGCGGCGAACAAGGACATCATCAACGCCATGGTGAAGAAGCGCGAGGAGTTCCGGCCCTTCGCGCCCGCGGTGACGGAGGAGGACGCGCGCGACTATTTCGATCTCGGCGGTGCGGAGACCATGCCCTTCATGATCTTCACCGTGCCCGTCCACGAACAGAAGCGACAGCTGCTCGGCGCCGTCACGCACGTGGACGGGACCGCGCGGGTCCAGACGGTCTCCAGGCGTATGAACCCGCGCTTCTGGCAGCTCATCCGGGCCTTCGGCGACATCACCGGCGTGCCGGTGGTGCTCAACACCTCCTTCAACAACAACGCCGAGCCGATCGTCGATTCGGTCGACGACTGCGTGACCTGCTTTCTGACGACGCGGCTCGACAAGCTGGTCGTCGGCGACCACCTCGTCCACAAGAAGCCCGCGCCGCTCTCGGCCTATGCGGAGCTCGTCCCCTCGTATCCGACCTTCGTGAAGCTGCTCTCGCTGCGAGGGCCCACGCCGGGCGGCTACGAGGTCGAGCGCGCGATCGTCACGACCTACAATGACGCACGAACCCCGGTCTCCGCCGAGGCGTTCGAGGTCCTCTGGCGGGCCGACGGCCGGAAGCGGCTCCGCGAGCTGCTCGACGGCGTGGAGGATCGGGAGGCGGTGATCGCCGAGCTGATCGAGCTGTGGTCGCAGCGCGTGGTGCGCCTGCTGCCTGCCACCGACGATTGA
- a CDS encoding RNA polymerase sigma factor, producing the protein MSANLRVVRKPRPPDGPAGAQLTSADILRGLHARNPAAERRLLDAYAGLVERMLFRILGDVRSLEDLVQDVFARVFSRIDDVREPEALKAFITSVTVFVAREALRKKRRHRWLAFFASDEMPEVAASADPEARQGVRAFYRALETLDADDRLAFTLRIVEGQELTEVASACKVSLATVKRRIQRAELAFVERCKKDEVLSTWLAEGDRWT; encoded by the coding sequence ATGTCCGCGAACCTCCGCGTCGTTCGAAAGCCCCGTCCGCCGGACGGCCCTGCCGGCGCGCAGCTCACCTCAGCCGACATCCTGCGCGGCCTGCACGCTCGGAACCCCGCGGCGGAGCGCCGCCTGCTCGACGCTTACGCGGGCCTCGTCGAGCGGATGCTGTTTCGCATCCTTGGCGACGTCCGGAGCCTCGAGGACCTGGTCCAGGACGTGTTCGCCCGGGTGTTCTCGCGCATCGACGACGTGCGCGAGCCCGAGGCGCTGAAGGCCTTCATCACCAGCGTCACCGTGTTCGTCGCGCGCGAGGCGCTCCGCAAGAAGCGCAGGCACCGCTGGCTCGCGTTCTTCGCGAGCGACGAGATGCCGGAGGTCGCGGCCAGCGCCGACCCGGAGGCCCGGCAGGGCGTGCGTGCCTTCTACCGCGCCCTGGAGACGCTCGACGCCGACGATCGGCTGGCCTTCACGCTGCGCATCGTGGAGGGCCAGGAGCTCACCGAGGTGGCCTCCGCGTGCAAGGTGTCGCTCGCCACCGTCAAGCGCCGGATCCAGCGCGCGGAGCTCGCGTTTGTCGAGCGCTGCAAGAAGGACGAAGTTCTCTCTACCTGGCTCGCGGAGGGCGACCGATGGACGTGA